From a region of the Bradysia coprophila strain Holo2 chromosome X unlocalized genomic scaffold, BU_Bcop_v1 contig_173, whole genome shotgun sequence genome:
- the LOC119068285 gene encoding endoribonuclease Dcr-1 isoform X1, which yields MSMSHHWSDNVHTTAFTPRDYQVELAAAAKEKNIIICLGHNSSKEFIALKLLHEKAYELRRKTNKKTSLFISYDGESTYNLLFHLTDLKVLNVNKSSRQDVDWEKINEYHVLIMNPDDCLNALICSYIQFEDINFMIIENCHKRLGKDELHEIFTYYSDSAVKPKVLALAGPLHSPGCQPAHLSGELEYLEKFLQCKSESASDIVTVLRYCSKPIELVLQYAPPTECKLTELLRELILTRKTFLKQHRFDPTEIYRDQFQDEIKGIPDPKIEPLEFLDEYLQVLDELGPWCADRAAANLISRIEKRKVKTPYERHFLLLGMVSTTFIQIRGYCESVFRKFESEKEKIETYSSPKVLKLFEIMRSFKPEAKAAITNQQKEVDALNQLDFAKTEKVIEDLQETVQNMRVPEAEEIKSGLTSYIKGTSNPPTSKPLPSPQKSRPKYRQNPRPRQRQYWHDPDALCGLLFCNSKLLAKILFNLLCEMSKHDPSLDFLCVQFTVDRIADPITETKEAELEHRKQEEVLKRFRMHECNFLIGTSVLEEGIDLPKCNLVIRWDPPTTYRSYVQCKGKAASNAYHIIMVGPTFNRDGDESLETISTVSHRIVCRPSENLLEVFKRSSDSEDENGKEDGNDSETTEGDTVETTSCDTKTTNESVFSEISNLYKKYRCVDDSDETVEENDYDEHYKTKLLNMRSRTYEIIEKLAQYMEIEKMLIKNCENREPRDDDFDIADQFNCCIQSYRPIHDDPTSASVNLSTAIALVNKYCAKLPSDTFTKLTPLWRCAKTNRNGIEMFQYTIRLPINSPIKQDILVSSPLHLCPLLCHPLPLHLPLSTSHPVKLSHSPIPAYFQGLPMPSRVLARRIAALITCRLLHQSGELDDNLQPIGKEGFLASEPDWENFELAKTDEDILHENTEPRPGTTKRRQYYYKRIASVFSDCRPKVGKLAYLYHIKMTLQCPIPEEQNTRGRRIYPPEESVQGFGVLTLKEIPKISSFPIFTRSGEVKVSLELAKTNVELTDEQLSRINIFINYTFTHVLRLQKYLMLFDAEAVDNSFYIVPTITQNNDVNVDWQFLNLISNNFNKMPESISDDIRQTQEFDANKFRDAVVMPWYRNQDQPQYFYVAEICYHLSPQSSFPGECYKTFQEYYFRKYDITIQNAKQPLLDVDHTSARLNFLTPRYVNRKGVALPTSSEETKRAKRENLEQKQILVPELCTIHPFPASLWRAAVCLPCILYRINALLLADEIRRQVSVDLGLGMKMLMEDSFEWPMLDFGWSLAEVLKKSYEAKMAAQTAKMAIDKGHEEPVVAVNGDSVEEPASKTANDILEEADEKLKSENVLEIGTWSNEMAANISNDGLTSDDEWTGNFPPNIDLCSSNKTNIRYGSPTSWSPGTTNIIDNYYHSDSECLSDEDYDILSEKSDEDDLKIDFKSENLAEAIESEEEIQKRQRQLEIINIYNANEKSYQNSKNIGSGFDLFVDDAEFVANIQNYEKCYNESIDSFQQKIRTSGMLVKFDKTLEIDNKRTKLKKTQEDVDFSKLVELVPFMEPGWLKNHRKLREKCENDPMSLDELYDLHRIYFENNGSETYEIEGTGDIFDRFNDFNCLKIQGERKILSLDYHEYFKCKALQRKRNTLGSATPPPSPLHAVSKDEFSFDRQPNLNGHPGPSPSIILQALTMSNANDGINLERLETIGDSFLKYAITTYLYCTYENVHEGKLSHLRSKQVSNLNLYRLGRRKMFGESMIATKFEPHDNWLPPCYYVPKELEKALIEAKIPACHWNLADLPNIKELNSEEICKLVKQKAEALGLLDDTSDTEMDETPSQPMQSNIMDNFPCFIPYNLVTQHSIPDKSVADCVEALIGAYLIECGLRGALLFMAWLGIRVLPSYEVEYDQMNERICGSTEPFERDGVKYQTCYGHWTAPKSPLLMHSPNPHETLEQLLDGYCVFEDIIGYHFQDRSYLLQAMTHASYTPNRLTDCYQRLEFLGDAVLDYLITRHLYEDPRQHSPGALTDLRSALVNNTIFASLAVRHGFHKYFKHLSPGLNDVIDRFVRIQHENGHSISEEFYLISEEECDEAEDVEVPKALGDVFESVAGAIFLDSNMSLDTVWMVYSNMMRPEIDQFSNSVPKSPIRELLELEPETAKFSKPEKLADGRRVRVTVEVFGKGTYRGIGRNYRIAKCTAAKCALRQLKKNGLISKKH from the exons ATGTCGATGTCCCATCACTGGTCCGACAATGTACATACAACGGCCTTTACACCTCGTGACTATCAGGTGGAATTGGCTGCTGCAGCCAAAGAGAAAAACATAATCATCTGTCTCGGTCACAATTCGTCGAAAGAATTCATTGCACTGAAATTACTGCATGAGAAAGCATACGAGCTACGTCGGAAAACGAACAAGAAAACCTCACTGTTCATCAGCTATGACGGAGAGTCCACGTATAATCTGTTGTTCCATCTGACCGATTTGAAAGTGTTGAATGTAAATAAAAGCAGCCGGCAGGATGTCGACTGGGAGAAGATCAATGAGTATCATGTACTCATTATGAATCCGGACGATTGCCTGAACGCACTGATATGTTCGTACATCCAATTCGAGGACATCAATTTCATGATCATCGAAAACTGCCATAAACGTTTGGGAAAGGATGAACTGCACGAAATCTTCACTTACTATTCGGATAGTGCCGTTAAGCCGAAAGTTTTAGCCCTAGCTGGTCCACTACACAGTCCAGGATGTCAGCCGGCACATCTCAGTGGTGAAttggaatatttggaaaagtTTCTGCAATGCAAGTCGGAGTCGGCTAGTGATATCGTAACGGTATTACGGTACTGTTCCAAACCAATTGAGTTAGTCTTACAATACGCACCGCCGACCGAATGTAAATTAACGGAATTACTTCGGGAGCTGATTTTAACGCGAAAAACCTTTCTCAAACAACACCGATTCGATCCGACGGAAATCTATCGCGATCAGTTCCAAGACGAGATCAAAGGTATTCCCGATCCGAAAATCGAACCGCTCGAATTTCTCGATGAATATCTACAGGTACTGGACGAATTGGGTCCTTGGTGTGCGGACAGAGCTGCTGCGAATTTGATTAGTCGCATTGAAAAACGTAAAGTGAAAACTCCGTACGAGAGGCATTTTCTGTTGTTGGGTATGGTTTCGACAACGTTCATTCAGATACGAGGATATTGTGAGTCGGTGTTTCGGAAATTTGAAAGTGAAAAGGAAAAGATCGAAACGTATTCCAGTCCCAAGGTTTTGAAACTTTTCGAGATCATGCGCTCGTTTAAACCGGAAGCCAAGGCTGCGATTACAAATCAACAGAAGGAAGTGGATGCATTGAATCAGCTGGACTTTGCTAAAACGGAAAAGGTCATTGAAGACCTGCAGGAAACGGTACAAAATATGCGTGTTCCCGAAGCAGAGGAAATCAAAAGCGGTCTGACTTCTTACATCAAAGGAACATCTAATCCACCGACTTCGAAGCCTCTACCGTCACCTCAAAAATCTCGCCCTAAATATCGACAAAATCCTCGACCACGGCAACGTCAATATTGGCACGATCCAGATGCGCTGTGTGGTTTGCTCTTTTGCAATTCCAAATTGCTAGCAAAAATTCTCTTCAATTTACTGTGCGAAATGTCTAAACACGATCCGAGCCTGGATTTTCTCTGCGTTCAATTTACCGTTGATCGAATCGCTGATCCCATTACCGAAACAAAGGAAGCCGAACTGGAGCATCGCAAACAGGAAGAAGTTCTGAAACGGTTCCGAATGCACGAATGCAATTTTCTCATTGGCACGTCGGTGCTGGAAGAGGGAATCGATTTGCCGAAATGTAATTTGGTTATCCGATGGGATCCACCGACTACGTATCGAAGCTATGTACAGTGTAAGGGTAAGGCTGCGTCCAACGCATATCACATCATTATGGTTGGACCGACATTTAACCGGGACGGTGACGAATCGTTGGAAACTATTTCGACTGTGAGTCATCGAATTGTTTGTCGACCGAGTGAAAATTTGCTGGAGGTTTTCAAAAGGAGTAGCGATTCTGAGGACGAAAACGGTAAAGAGGACGGTAATGATAGTGAGACTACTGAGGGCGACACTGTCGAAACGACCAGTTGTGACACTAAAACAACGAACGAGAGTGTTTTCtctgaaatttcgaatttatacAAGAAATACAGGTGCGTCGACGATTCCGATGAGACCGTAGAGGAAAATGATTACGATGAACATTACAAAACCAAATTGCTCAACATGAGAAGCCGTACCTACGAAATAATCGAGAAGTTAGCACAGTACATGGAAATCGAAAAG atGCTGATCAAGAATTGCGAAAACCGTGAACCACGTGACGATGATTTCGACATCGCCGATCAATTTAATTGTTGCATTCAATCGTATCGACCGATCCATGACGATCCGACTAGTGCCTCCGTAAATTTATCAACGGCCATTGCGCTGGTTAATAAATATTGTGCCAAATTGCCCAGCGATACATTCACCAAATTGACGCCATTGTGGCGCTGTGCAAAAACTAACCGAAACGGTATCGAAATGTTCCAATACACAATACGGCTTCCAATCAATTCGCCCATAAAACAGGATATTTTGGTGAGTAGCCCTCTTCATCTTTGTCCGCTTTTATGCCATCCACTGCCTTTACATCTGCCGCTCTCTACAAGTCATCCAGTGAAGTTGTCCCACTCTCCAATCCCCGCATATTTTCAGGGTCTTCCAATGCCGTCACGAGTGTTGGCCAGACGTATAGCTGCATTGATAACGTGTCGCCTGTTACATCAGTCCGGTGAGTTGGACGACAATTTGCAGCCCATTGGAAAAGAAGGATTTCTGGCGTCAGAACCTGACTGGGAAAACTTTGAATTGGCCAAAACGGATGAAGacattttacatgaaaacacCGAGCCACGGCCGGGCACAACCAAGAGACGGCAATATTACTATAAAAGG ATTGCGTCTGTGTTTTCGGATTGCCGTCCCAAGGTCGGGAAACTGGCGTATTTGTACCACATAAAAATGACGCTTCAATGCCCTATACCAGAAGAGCAAAATACCCGTGGCCGAAGAATCTACCCACCAGAAGAATCGGTTCAGGGCTTTGGCGTGTTGACCTTAAAAGAAATACCAAAAATTAGTTCGTTTCCCATATTCACACGGTCGGGTGAAGTAAAAGTGTCGTTGGAGTTGGCAAAAACAAATGTCGAACTAACCGACGAGCAACTCAGTCGcatcaacattttcataaattatacCTTCACCCATGTGCTACGACTGCAGAAATACCTGATGCTGTTCGACGCCGAAGCGGTTGACAACAGTTTCTACATAGTTCCTACAATAACCCAGAACAACGATGTGAACGTTGACTGGCAGTTccttaatttaatttcgaataatttcaacaaaatgccCGAATCCATTTCCGATGACATCCGTCAGACCCAGGAATTCGATGCGAATAAATTTCGAGACGCTGTCGTCATGCCATGGTATCGCAACCAAGATCAACCACAATATTTCTATGTGGCCGAAATTTGCTATCACCTGTCGCCGCAAAGTTCGTTCCCCGGTGAATGTTACAAGACATTCCAGGAGTACTATTTTCGGAAGTACGACATAACTATTCAGAATGCCAAGCAACCGTTACTCGACGTCGATCACACCAGTGCACGGTTGAACTTTCTGACTCCGAGATATGTTAACCGGAAAGGAGTCGCACTGCCAACCAGTTCCGAAGAAACGAAACGTGCGAAAAGGGAAAATTTGGAGCAGAAGCAAATTCTGGTTCCCGAACTATGTACAATTCATCCATTTCCGGCGTCGTTATGGCGTGCAGCCGTTTGTTTGCCGTGCATTTTGTATCGCATCAATGCTCTGCTATTAGCGGACGAGATTCGTCGACAAGTGTCGGTGGATTTGGGATTGGGAATGAAAATGCTGATGGAAGATTCTTTCGAATGGCCCATGTTGGACTTTGGTTGGAGTCTGGCGGAAGTTTTGAAGAAGTCGTACGAGGCTAAAATGGCTGCACAGACGGCGAAAATGGCGATTGATAAAGGACATGAGGAACCCGTGGTTGCTGTGAATGGGGACAGTGTAGAGGAACCAGCTAGCAAAACGGCAAACGATATTCTGGAAGAAgccgatgaaaagttgaag TCAGAAAACGTTTTGGAAATTGGTACATGGTCTAACGAAATGGCTGCCAATATCAGCAACGATGGATTGACAAGTGACGATGAATGGACTGGGAATTTTCCGCCAAACATTGATCTCTGTTCGTCGAACAAAA CGAACATCCGTTACGGTTCACCAACGTCCTGGAGCCCCGGCACCACAAACATCATCGACAATTATTATCATTCAGATTCGGAATGTCTGTCCGACGAAGATTACGACATTTTGAGTGAGAAAAGTGATGAAGATGATctgaaaatcgatttcaaGTCGGAAAATCTGGCGGAAGCCATTGAATCGGAAGAGGAAATTCAGAAGCGTCAGCGTCAATTGGAGATCATCAACATATACAATGCGAACGAAAAGTCGtatcaaaattctaaaaacatTGGCAGCGGCTTCGATCTGTTCGTTGATGACGCGGAATTCGTTGCGAACATTCAAAACtatgaaaaatgttacaaCGAATCGATCGACAGTTTTCAACAGAAGATTCGGACATCGGGAATGCTCGTCAAATTCGACAAGACGCTAGAGATCGATAATAAGCGAACAAAGTTGAAGAAAACCCAGGAAGACGTTGACTTCAGCAAATTGGTCGAATTGGTTCCGTTTATGGAACCGGGCTGGCTAAAGAATCACCGAAAGCTAAGGGAAAAATGCGAAAACGATCCAATGTCCTTGGACGAACTGTACGATCTGCACAGAATTTACTTCGAGAACAATGGTTCCGAAACGTATGAGATCGAAGGTACTGGCGACATATTCGATCGGTTCAATGATTTCAATTGCCTGAAAATCCAAGGAGAACGGAAGATTCTTTCGCTGGACTATCACGAGTATTTCAAATGCAAAGCGTTGCAACGAAAGCGAAACACACTCGGATCGGCCACGCCACCGCCATCACCGTTACACGCTGTCAgtaaggatgaattcagtttcGATCGTCAGCCCAATTTGAATGGACATCCCGGTCCTAGTCCTAGCATTATATTGCAGGCGTTGACAATGTCGAATGCCAACGACGGCATCAATTTGGAACGTCTTGAAACGATCGGAGATTCGTTTCTCAAGTATGCCATCACCACATATCTGTACTGCACATACGAGAATGTTCATGAAGGCAAACTCAGTCATTTGCGATCGAAACAAGTGTCCAATCTGAATTTGTACCGTTTGGGacgtagaaaaatgtttggcgAGAGTATGATAGCAACCAAATTTGAACCGCACGATAATTGGCTGCCACCGTGCTACTATGTACCGAAGGAATTGGAGAAGGCGTTGATTGAGGCTAAAATTCCGGCATGCCATTGGAATTTGGCCGATTTACCAAACATTAAAGAGTTGAACAGCGAAGAGATCTGTAAACTAGTCAAACAAAAGGCCGAAGCACTCGGTCTTCTAGATGATACAAGTGATACGGAAATGGATGAAACACCGTCGCAACCGATGCAATCAAACATTATGGACAATTTCCCATGTTTCATTCCCTATAATCTTGTGACACAGCACAGCATTCCCGACAAGTCTGTGGCCGATTGTGTCGAAGCTTTAATCGGAGCATATCTTATCGAATGTGGACTACGTGGTGCGCTGCTATTTATGGCATGGCTTGGCATACGCGTTCTACCTTCCTATGAAGTTGAATACGAccaaatgaatgaacgaatttGTGGCAGCACCGAACCATTTGAGAGAGATGGCGTTAAATATCAAACTTGTTATGGCCACTGGACGGCACCGAAATCACCGTTACTAATGCATTCGCCCAATCCACACGAGACCTTAGAACAACTATTGGATGGCTATTGTGTTTTCGAAGACATTATCGGCTATCATTTCCAAGATCGCTCATATCTGTTGCAGGCCATGACTCATGCCTCGTACACACCGAATCGACTTACTGATTGTTACCAGAGGTTGGAGTTTCTGGGCGATGCTGTACTGG ATTACTTAATTACGCGACACTTGTATGAAGATCCTCGTCAACATTCCCCCGGAGCTCTTACCGATTTGCGATCGGCACTAGTGAACAATACGATATTTGCTTCGTTGGCTGTACGGCATGGGTtccacaaatatttcaaacatttgTCGCCTGGTTTGAATGATGTCATCGATCGGTTTGTACGTATTCAACATGAAAACGGTCACAGCATTAGCGAAGAG TTTTACCTGATATCCGAAGAGGAATGTGATGAAGCTGAAGATGTTGAGGTGCCAAAAGCGTTGGGCGATGTTTTTGAATCGGTGGCTGGTGCTATTTTCCTCGATTCAAACATGTCGTTGGACACAGTTTGGATG GTTTACAGTAACATGATGAGGCCGGAAATCGACCAGTTCAGCAATTCTGTGCCAAAATCACCAATTCGTGAATTGTTGGAATTGGAGCCGGAAACAGCGAAATTCAG TAAACCTGAGAAGCTAGCCGACGGTCGGCGAGTTCGTGTAACTGTGGAGGTATTTGGAAAGGGAACATATCGTGGCATTGGTCGAAACTATCGTATCGCCAAGTGTACAGCGGCCAAATGCGCTCTGCGACAACTGAAGAAAAATGGTTTGATTTCGAAGAAACATTGA